Proteins encoded within one genomic window of Methanobrevibacter ruminantium:
- a CDS encoding EamA family transporter — protein MWEMLWPILLILLSNTVYNICTKSTPGNVNAFGALMITYAVATIFTAVIFVFLVKPENVFIELSHVNWTSVVLGMVIVGLELGYIFAYRAGWKVSSASLVANIGLAIVLIFVGAVLYGENITLKQVMGILICCVGLFLINMG, from the coding sequence ATGTGGGAAATGCTTTGGCCTATATTATTGATTTTATTGTCAAATACAGTTTATAATATTTGTACTAAATCAACACCAGGTAATGTTAATGCCTTTGGGGCATTGATGATAACATATGCTGTAGCAACTATTTTCACTGCCGTTATTTTTGTTTTTCTTGTCAAACCTGAAAATGTTTTTATTGAATTGTCTCATGTAAACTGGACTTCAGTTGTTTTAGGAATGGTTATTGTAGGGTTGGAATTAGGTTATATCTTCGCATATCGTGCAGGCTGGAAAGTAAGTTCTGCATCACTTGTTGCAAATATTGGTTTGGCAATTGTTCTGATATTTGTTGGTGCTGTTCTATATGGTGAGAATATTACATTAAAGCAGGTAATGGGTATTTTAATTTGTTGTGTTGGCTTATTTTTAATTAATATGGGTTAA
- the pyrI gene encoding aspartate carbamoyltransferase regulatory subunit — translation MTKHELKVKPIENGTVIDHIPANNALQVLKILGLPKEGTNVTLAMNVSSKLGYKDIVKFENRELDHTEIDKISLIAPDATINIIRDYEIVAKDQVRMVNELNGIVKCTNPKCISNTEEPIESKFYLVESDPITVRCHYCERLVQANEIYNQFE, via the coding sequence ATGACTAAACATGAACTAAAGGTTAAGCCTATTGAGAATGGTACTGTAATTGACCACATTCCTGCAAATAATGCACTTCAAGTATTGAAAATATTGGGTCTTCCAAAGGAAGGAACAAATGTAACACTTGCTATGAATGTTTCTTCAAAATTAGGATATAAAGATATTGTGAAGTTTGAAAACAGGGAGTTGGACCATACTGAAATAGATAAGATTTCCTTAATAGCTCCTGATGCAACCATTAACATTATACGTGATTATGAAATTGTTGCAAAGGACCAAGTTAGAATGGTAAATGAGTTGAATGGTATTGTAAAATGCACCAATCCTAAATGTATTTCAAATACTGAAGAACCTATTGAAAGCAAGTTTTATCTTGTTGAATCAGATCCAATTACAGTAAGATGTCACTATTGTGAAAGATTGGTTCAAGCAAATGAGATTTATAATCAATTTGAATAA